CTCGCGACGGGACGGTCAAAGACGACATGCTGAGGCCGCGTAGGCTCTGTGACGCATTCCTTGTAATCGACCTCGATAGGGCCAAAATCGGCATCGATCTTGTACTTTTGCTTCATGTTGTAAAGTGAAACGTCAAGATGCAGCTTGCCCATACCCTGGATAGTGAACTGTTCTGTCTTGGGGTCTCGGCTGTATCGCAGACTGGGATCTTCTCTTGTGGTGTTCTCCAACGCGATCTGGAGTGCCTGGGCGGCAACGTTGCCGTAAGGTTCGACCTGCAAGAATGCTACTGGTGGTGGAATCTCAGGTGGTCGAATCTTGACGTGACGGAAAGATTCAGGAATAGGTTTGTTTCCGTTCATTGTGATGAGAGTGTCACCAGTTCGAGCTTTTTTCAACCCCCTCAGAGCTCCGATCTGACCGACCCCTAATGTTTGAATATCTTGTGTTTTGTTTGCAGAGATCTGAAGAATCCCCATAGGCTTCTCATTTGCTAAaatgttggtgttgaaaCTTGCTGCGTTTCTGGTAAGAGTGCCATGGTAAACTCGCACAAAACTGATTACACCCTCCTTGGGGTGGTTAAAGACCTTGAAGACTGAAGCGATTGAAGAAACTTGTCCCCTGGCAGTCTTGGAACTGTTATCGAGTACTTCAACCAAGCGCTGCTTTACTGAACCAACACGGACCTCTGCGGATGGGCGCTCGTCTGGACTTGGTAGATAGTCTGTGATGGCATCCATCAATGGCTCAACGCCGATATGGCGGAAGCTAGAGCCTGCAAACACAGGAATGACACGACCATCACCTTCTCGGATGACTCTTCGGATAGCTTGCTTGATTACAGCTGTATCGATGTTTTCATTCTCGGCGAGGAATTCATCCATGATAGCTTCATCAAAATCTGCAAGACCTTCAATCAAAGCCTGTCTTGCAGTCTCAATCTCAGGAAGAAGATCCTTGTTGGAACTTGAAAGCTTCTCTTTCAGCTGTGCGGTGTTGTAGATGGTCTTTTCACGCTCAGACTTCCATCGATATCCTACTCGATTAACGATATCAATTACACCAACAAAGTCCTCCTTCTCCCACCAAGGAATTTGGCAGACGAGTGGCCAACCTTTGAGACGCGTTCCTATCTCGAGAACAGCCTTTTTGAAAGAGGCACCCTCCCGATCAAGCTTGTTGCAATATACAATGCGTGGTACTCTGAATTCGTGAGCAGATCCCCATACTCGTTCTGTGTGAGCTTCAACGCCCTTGACTGAATCGATAATACAAACTGCTCCATCGAGGATGGGAAGACATCGATCGACCTCGAAGCGAAAATCTTGATGACCAGGTGTATCAATGAGATTGATCGTCTTTGCATGTTGACCAGGAGCAAGTGATTGTTGAAGAGGCCAGTTGAAAGTGATGGCTGCTGATTGAATGGTGATGCCTCGTTCCCTCTCCAAATCGAGAAAGTCTGTCACCGTATTTCCAGAGTCGACATCTGAGTTTTTATCAGTATTTACTCCCAGTAAGTTTTTGTCATGGCCTAGTCACCTCCAACTCGTTGCGTGACACCACTATAATAGAGCATTCGCTCAGTGGTTGTTGTTTTGCCCTTTTATTCATGTGAGATTTATAGAAGAGCCGGTACTTGGAATAGTCCAACTTACAGCATCAACATGAGCAATGATGCCAATATTTCGTATGTTTTGTAGCTGAGTATCATGATGGGCCTGATGCATAGCTCGACGAGATAGATTGACGAGCTCTTTGTTGCGCCATTGACGCGCAAGACAACGGCCCGAGCCTTTGATGGCCGGGCCGCTCCTTAGCAGCGTTAAAATAATCATTCCGGACTCGGAAATAGACCAAGACTCGAACCAGGCATCTCAAAGCCCTTGTTCACTTTTGATGTCTCGATCGATGGTTGATTTTGAGCTTTCTCTGGCTGTTTTTGGCTCTTGATCATGATTCGCCAATACTTAAAACTTGTGCTCCGCAACCAACTCCTGATTTcccaccatcatcattggCTAAGCTAGGCCAAGCCCCCTGTATGTGGCTGTGACTGCTCTAACCTGAACCGAAGCTCTAGACAGCCCAGGCGGCAGGTTCTTGATTCTGGGGGTGAACCCTCACCTAAAGCTACAGCCTACAGCAGCTGTCTCTGGGCCCGGGCTACCTACGTAATCTGGTTCCTGTGCTTTTCCAACTCCATTCGTGGCCACGCAAACCTCACATCCATCACAATCCGTCTGCCTTCAACGCGATTTCCTTTTAAAGCTGCTGCCTAGCTTTATCTCCCTTCTCCTTTGAACTCGATCGACCTCGAATCATCACCGGCGCAATCCTTA
This Fusarium poae strain DAOMC 252244 chromosome 3, whole genome shotgun sequence DNA region includes the following protein-coding sequences:
- a CDS encoding hypothetical protein (BUSCO:6875at5125), producing the protein MHQAHHDTQLQNIRNIGIIAHVDAGKTTTTERMLYYSGVTQRVGDVDSGNTVTDFLDLERERGITIQSAAITFNWPLQQSLAPGQHAKTINLIDTPGHQDFRFEVDRCLPILDGAVCIIDSVKGVEAHTERVWGSAHEFRVPRIVYCNKLDREGASFKKAVLEIGTRLKGWPLVCQIPWWEKEDFVGVIDIVNRVGYRWKSEREKTIYNTAQLKEKLSSSNKDLLPEIETARQALIEGLADFDEAIMDEFLAENENIDTAVIKQAIRRVIREGDGRVIPVFAGSSFRHIGVEPLMDAITDYLPSPDERPSAEVRVGSVKQRLVEVLDNSSKTARGQVSSIASVFKVFNHPKEGVISFVRVYHGTLTRNAASFNTNILANEKPMGILQISANKTQDIQTLGVGQIGALRGLKKARTGDTLITMNGNKPIPESFRHVKIRPPEIPPPVAFLQVEPYGNVAAQALQIALENTTREDPSLRYSRDPKTEQFTIQGMGKLHLDVSLYNMKQKYKIDADFGPIEVDYKECVTEPTRPQHVVFDRPVASKPGKVSCTVTLEPLEEHHRETLPSVERDGNIYHVVIPLAEGATTLNFDPEEARAQLLNGAIAGLARGPRRAAPVHGCHVTITLDTEPGACETPTGGHFSSASRTAVQASLRDAFEKEQIGILEPIMLVNITCPEVVAGAVQHDVTAGAGGQVLEVNDRSAESTGEDHIDVSKIYTPPDPYDSITSLRGKKSTARVVEIIAKVPYKEMLDYDNHLRSKTAGRHSMTMFFDSFAKVVGHREKGL